TAAATATCAGTACAAAGTTTTGCCACatacaataaaaagttattCCAAATATACAGCAGTAAAAAGTAGTAACAGTACTGATCCCTATCCTACCAAGTATGACTAAAAAGTGGTCCTTGGTGGCTCCGTGGACCAGAAAATAGATTGATAATACCTGGTATACAGAATCCTcactataataaacaataataaaatgttcaagCAGTGTCGTGCTTACCATTTCATCTGTCAGTGTATTGGTCAAAACAAGGTCTAAGTCACATCCCATTTTTCCAAAACCATTGATGGACGAGCCAAATGGCCTCACAGCCACATTTGCATAGAGGCTCTCTAGCATACATTCAatctaaaaccaaaaataatatattacttgtTTATATCTCAGCAAGTTATGAATGATTAACAGtaatattgtacatacataacatacataacgtcacgcctttttatccccgaaggggtaggcagaggtgcacattacggcacgtaaagccgctatacaatgtacacccacttttcaccatttgtaatataagtcccatgttatagggggtgagcctattgccatatcctggacacaattccagacttcatgctatactactgaaaaaatatcgaaaaaaccgaaaaaaccccagtaatactttgcccgactcgggaatcgaacctgagatccTTTTTCTCGGCtattgcacttgcgaccactcgacccaCGAGgcagttttagtcagtaatattgtAGAATATATAAAATGACAATTTACCTGTCTAGCCACCATGTACCTCAACCGGGCCCCCAAGTCATTCAGCCTAGTTCTGTCATACAACAACTGTATCTGATCTGatactgtgtcacactccactAGGTCCTTGAACAGTTTGTCTTCGTCCACTTGCTCTATCCCATTAATAGATGCCAGCACTGTGGCGGGGGTCGCATAGCTTTCAGTCCTCCCATTAGATGCACGAAACCATAGGAACGGAGAGTTCAGGGCCATAATGTCCACATCTTTCTGATGCGTACTGCATGACCGTAACACATCTTGCAGGCTTTCCTCTGACCCAAATTCAATGAGCATGAagtgctaaaaataaataagtttttcaattagataatgactatttaataatattaataattaaatcagaTTATTAGACCAAATACCTCGTCGTTACTATTTTTGTAATGATGTACATCTTTGATGGTAGCATACTTTGAGCAGTAACCGTATAATTCCTTGAATGATGCCTCCGAATTGACTTGTACTACGATACTCCGCTTAGCTTCACCTCTCCTCTGGGCCACAATTTCATCAAATGACAGAAATCTCTTTTCACTGCCTAGAACCAATACATAACCTCTAAGTTACCTTCATAACAACTACTCATTAATATAGCCATCAGTTACTTACCTGAATATTTACGAAAAAAGACACATCTACATGTAGATTGGTTAGagtttaataatttcttaaataaatgtttctttcCTTTATTTACTAAACTTCGAAATAACACAGACATTTTTAACTTAGACCGCCGTCCACATCTGTCAATCCGTTGTCTGTCAACTGTCAAGCGTCATAACACAATTTCAATCAAAACGTAAATCTTAAAGAACAGCATATAAAAGaacatttaaaattgttaaaatagaAATCAGCTTCATTTCAGAtttaaaaacaatcaaatatttttcttttttaaaatttaagatTTTATGGGTTTTTAAAGCTTTTAATCACAGTTACGTAGATTGCGTAGATCGGAAAGCTCGTATTATGCTGCTATCAGCTGTCTTCTGTCAAATTTTATAGTCAGTTGACAGATGTCTTGCAAAAGTTGAGGTTATCTTTAGAATGTTGTAGTGTGcactttatttatacatttctgTTGTTCGAAATAAGCACTTTAAATGAGCAATGGGTACTAGGATACTACAACGAATTATTATTCCTGCAGTGAACTGCTTAAGAACCAATCCACAAAATGTCGTAAGTCGTAACGAACGAGCAATTTATGCAAATGTGGTGAATTTTACTGTTGTAAGAAACTATGCTAAGAGTAAAGATAAAGGGAAGGACAAGAAAGGTAAAGGAGCTAAGGTAGAGGTGAACGTTGCGGCAATAAATGAGGTTGTGCCAGTGGATAAGATGAAGGAAAGGTGCCATGCAGCTATAGAAAGAATGAAGGCAGATTTTGCCAAGAATCTGTCTTTACGATCTACCACGGGTTCTATGGAATCGTTGAGGGTGAAATTTGAAGGCAAAGATTATGAATTACAGGAACTTGCTCAAATAGTCCGCAAGAATCCTAAAACTATAGTAATCAACTTTGCTTCCTTTCCTCAGGCCATACCAAATGCATTAAAGGCCTTACAAAGCTCTGGCCTCAATTTGAATCCTCAGCAAGACGGCACCACATTGTATGTTCCAGTACCCAAAGTCACAAAAGAACACCGAGAGGCACTGGCAAAGAATGCCAAGGCATTGTATATAAAATGTAGAGATTCAGTAAAGGATGTTCAAGCAGACTTTATTAAAAAGGTTAAGAAACAAAGCAGTGTATCTGAAGATGTAGCATTTAATGTATCTAAGCAAATCAATGCAATTTGTGAAGAATATCAAAATGAAGCTAAGCAAATTTATGATGTGAAACATAATGAGTTAGTAGGAAATTAGAAAACATACTCCAATaagaaaatcaatttaaaaacaaagtctTGTTTAGCATTTAGCATTTAAATGTAAGGATTGTTAGTAGtgctttgaaaataaataaattgtataaatactGTGTATTATTTACATCTACTGAAATGAAGAAATCTGTAAGCTCTTAATGGCATCTTTATACATtccaaaatatcaaataatataaaatttcaaatgATACTAatcaataatacatttttccatTCAAAATCATAACAACTCTACTAACTTTGATTTATGCATTTATTGTATATTTCACTATGTTTTCATATTTCATaacaattcaatatttttgtataaaaaatggtgAATGAAAAACCATTTTACCTTTTTAACTCAACACGtgcttttctttaaaaatcaaACCGACTCCAATGATTCAATGGCAACTAAAAGTGATGATCAGCGAAAAATTCAagatcaatttattatttgttagatAAATCATTTAGAAATTGATTACACTGTTAAAAATCCTTGTATCCCATTACGGAATTTCGTCTACACATTAAAAAATTGAaacgtcattaaaaaaaactgtcattAGTGTCAAACTTGTTTGTTTGCAAAACAACGAGATTTCTAAGTCCCggcataattttaaaaataatgaatactgCTCTCAGAAGTCGTAAAAAAAGATATGAAAGAGTGATGTCTCGTCTTCATAGTCAGTCACAATCTAACGTAAGATTAAGTTCAACTGTGACACGCCATGATATACCGTCATCTGTAAGAGTTGGCGCGAAAACAACTGGTTCTAATGTGAGCTCGGGAATCTTTAATGAACTTCCAACTTACTTAGATGACTATGAACCAGAATCAAGTCATCAGAAACTAAAACGGACGTATGTGGTGAAGCCTCGTAAGACTATCACATCTATGAACTTGGCAGACTGTCCGCCTCGTGTGGCCTCTAACTTCTCCAAGGCAAGGGAATCAAGTAAAAAGTCTTCGTCTTTTCGGGTGCAGGAATCTGCTCCTTCTGTTTTAGAAAGCAATGAGGAAAAGTGGTCCAATACACCATTAAGAGAGTGTTTCTCCAGTAGATCCCATACACATTTGAAGGATTTAAGGGTAAAAACAATTtggtttttagtaattttattgtttcttattGATAGTTAAGTGTACTTGAtactttaaagtttaataaGATATTCTTGaacaataaacttaatttacgtgtaagtaattgaatgaagtaatttatgtataagtgaactaaaaatcacatgaaacccattgaaaaataaattgtttacattaatttctaaaatgggtgacattaaaagtaatatgtttttgttcCAGGATGAAATAAAAGCTTACAAAGAGACTGAGAAGTTGATGAGGCTGCGAAGTAGTTTGTATAAGAAGTGTGGTGTAGTGTTGGACGATGTCGGGAATATGGTGGAGGACAAGGCTGTGCAGGCTCAACTTGAACCGGCTGCAGATCATGGTGAGTACCTTATATTCTAGTAAGAATTGTATGGTAACAGactcacccccttttacatgggactaatcttattaatattaaaaatgtgaaagtttttgtGTGTATGATTGTTACTCAATTACACCAAAAAGACTGATACAAGTAAGTAGCATATTATCatgactaataataaataaaagtcttcACTGGGTAGTCTCCTctaggtatattaaaatatgcttTAAAAATCTGACTGTAGCGCCATCTATCAGAGTTAATTGTAAATTCAAATCTGACCTAAGAAAAATTAGTAGTTCAGTTATGAGATTAAAACAGAAACTAGGAACTTATAATAAGTTCCTAATTTCTGTAAATAGCCTATAACATAGAAATGCCTAAATAAGCAGTAACCAGCAGCGCCATCTATATTAAACTGCTGTGTTGCTAGTTCCTGCACAAATGACTAGAGGGCGCTATGTACCTTAGAGTAAGTTAACTCTTCAGTAACTTTGTACTTACTGATAAAAATGCATACATATTGCAATTGTGTGATAGGTTTGACATACACGAGCACATAATTTAACAATACtcatttaaaaattgtaatatttatttttttgtgacatTAAACAAGTATTGCAACATTTCACACAATGTTTATCAAGCCGAAATAGCTCAGTTGGGAGAGCGTTAGACTGAAGATCTAAAGGTCCCTGGTTCGATCCCGGGTTTCGGCAATTATTTTtgctatgaaaatatttttacgtttatttatttgttgcagACACTGGACAGGTGGAGAATAGGTAAGTCGAAATAAACTTATTTCggtaaataatctaaattatttattgcccTCTTGTAAAGGGCTTCACTTACCTTACCTACTTTAGGTAAGTATCACACAAAACGAACCCCTTTATAACCGACTGCgataaagcaaaaaaaaaggGTTGTTAAGTTGGTCTTTGATTTCAACCACATGATTTCCAACAAACAACACATAATGTACTTATGTGTAATAATTGACGTGTATACAATTTAATGcgcattattataaatacactaCGTATTTACTTTACCCTTATTTAACAtcataagtttaatattttcaaagcaaaaatCGACATTACTTCAAATTAAAACATCGCGTAACAGGGTCTGGAATTTCGCAACTTTCCGCATCGCCTCTTTAGCTCAGTGGTAGAGCACTGGTCTCGTAAACCAGGGGTCGTGAGTTCAATCCTCACAGGAGGCATTGAACGTAATGctctttttgtattatatttatagtttgtcataataatattttatatagttttgcttattttgatatattaattAAGTTCTAGTTCCGTTGCGGTATTTTTAAATGATGTTATTTACTTCAATCAGATAAAAATACTaagaaattgaaaaagaaatggTGAAGGTACCATAAAAGTGCTAGCGATTACTAAACgcataataaaaagaaaatggcgtATGATATTAGAAACTATCACTTGAATCAATATATGTTTCAAAGTACTACCTATTTGTTTCCCTAACTGcagatttcaataaccgatttgaatccaaaatctttggatttagattaattttcaacattatttctatagagtttctgtcaaagatttttgtattgaaattagCAAAACATacgtatatataatataatgttttaaaaaaattataaggaGGCTTTGAGTTAAACCAATGCAAGAGgggcattaaattaaaatattgtcatctaccctattcttcCTTCAATATGTGATGGTATCTGATTTAAGAactgttttctttgaaatatcaTCCATTGGTATTATCTACTTGTTTATCTGTCTATGCttcttgtaaaaaatatatagaaaactTTCATACTCTTCCGATTCTCTTCAACTTCGCGTCTCCGCTTAATATAATCACTG
This genomic interval from Spodoptera frugiperda isolate SF20-4 chromosome 6, AGI-APGP_CSIRO_Sfru_2.0, whole genome shotgun sequence contains the following:
- the LOC118267417 gene encoding ribosome-recycling factor, mitochondrial, translating into MGTRILQRIIIPAVNCLRTNPQNVVSRNERAIYANVVNFTVVRNYAKSKDKGKDKKGKGAKVEVNVAAINEVVPVDKMKERCHAAIERMKADFAKNLSLRSTTGSMESLRVKFEGKDYELQELAQIVRKNPKTIVINFASFPQAIPNALKALQSSGLNLNPQQDGTTLYVPVPKVTKEHREALAKNAKALYIKCRDSVKDVQADFIKKVKKQSSVSEDVAFNVSKQINAICEEYQNEAKQIYDVKHNELVGN